aatgaacacaaagttAAGATTgacatgataaatataaatgataaataaaccTGTTACATCCCATCAATCATTGATCCGTGTGTGTGCTATAAAATTATACACGTACAATATTATATTTCTTACAGCCGCAACAGCAACACTTTTATACAGTTCCTCACTTGTAAACTGAACTGTAAAAGCTTCATAAATGGAATGAAAAGTATGACTTTACGGTTCTGAAAACTCATTTATTTAGCGTTATTATTAAAGCCACGTAATTGCATCCATCCTACAGTATGTTTGGTTATTTAAGAAGAGAGgatatattttctattttgtctgTGCTCTTCTGACTTGtttgaaatgtgcaaaactATACCGAGAGTCAGAACGATCTCTTAATGAATAACgatacatatttattttcagaatttatttttagatCATTAACCAGATACAtattttattcttcaaaaaATATTGAAGATTCCAAACTTATAATACTCACGTCTTGTCTTATATCAGATATCTTCACATCTTACTTTCATCTGGTTCCCAACTGTCTGAAACAGATGCTCTTATAAAGTATGTATGCAGTATGCATACAATTAGGACATTTTACTTCATTATAAGATTAGTCTTTAAACTTTTGTGATCTTGCTCATGTATCCTCGCAATCTGTAGTGCATGCTTCTCGGTGGCTTTagcttttttgtgcttttttgtgatGTAATCATCTTCCGCTGCACTGCATGATTGTATGTCAGAATGGCTAGATAAAGCATGTCAGCTTGCATACTACAAAATGCAAATGCCTGTTGTGGAACATCATGGTGTTTTTTGCCCAGTGCATTTGACACATTATGTATTTTTCATTAGACCTAGCTGGGTTGCTtgcttggttttttttgttgttgtttgtttctttgtttgcatttttgtgactCTGCCCTTGCCTAATATTTTGGAAACCTCTGCTTGATCTACCAAATGCGTATAAAATCTTGCGTCCAGtaaaagtgatttttcttgattttcttGATTCTACCTGccatatttttactgtacagtTGTGCTACTGGACCCTCTGTCTGTTGGAGGCACTGTTTTATTTCAGGTTTTCAGAAGTGTTTACAGCTTGCTGGTGGTTTCTTTGTGGAGCAGTACTGTGGTACAATGGATTGAAGTTCATTGCTAATATCAGCAGACCAATAACAATATCCATATGCTGATGTTTTAGTCCATTTTGTTGATTAGCATATGGACATTTTCCTGAAACCACCAAACACAGAGTACAGTTAAGGCTGATACAAAAGCCACTGGTTCTGCAGGAATTTAGGCTGTAGAGATGCAATGATTTATCAATATATTCAGTGAATATCGACAACCAAATTAGTTGCCAACAAATGCAAGTGTCAACTAGTTGATATcgtcattgtgtgtgtttttgtgtgtactGACTCAAAATACTCTCAAGCAGACATTAAGCTCACCAGACCATCCCACAGTCTGGAGAAATGTGTTGCTAGTAGACCGAGTTTGCAGTTGGTCTCAGCCAGGAAAACTGGCAGAACACTGAAtgaaccaaaaagaaaaaaacaggttttCCAACAGCTATTGCAAGCCTGGCAACTCGCCGAGCCAATATTTAAAGAAAGCTGTTTTTGAAACTACAATTACAGTGTGGCAGCTTTGTTGGAAGCAGGTAGGCTATAATGGAAACCTCAGCAGTGACGTACCATTCATGACTGCAGCTGGTGAGGCCTGAGTCCAACataaaaaccacagaaactATGGATGTGTGTCATTCTGGTTGCACATGACAGAGTGTTGTGTTCAGTCCCAACCATTTGGTTTCTTTTCCATATGAAATACTAAAATTGTGTTTTGAAAATGGTAGTGTTGTAGCAGCAATTCACATTCTGTAAGTCAcacaagacaaaacaataaaatttcaGTCTTTAGCATGTGCCTAAAACAATCTAATGCAAAATGTGAAAGctgataaataaatatgagCCACTTTGTAACTATGCAGTCTATAATCTGAATGGTCATTTTTTAGTTTATCAATAGAATAATCAATAGATATTTGATTATTTCTATGATATTTGTAGCAGATAGTTGCAGCCCTTTTGGTCAGCACATAATGAGTTGAACTGGTGGTCACTCTTTTGTTCCATTCTATCTGATGTTAAGGTTTTTCACTGAACAAGTGAAATTTTGGATCAGAAGGTGGCACTAGAAGAAGTCAGTGGATTACCAAAGTCGCTATGGTTTAATTGTCTGGGCATCAAGGACTGCCATACCCAGAGTCTCTAAGACATCAGCATTGTTACAGAAAACAACCTCTACTGTTCCACAGCAGAAAATTATCTCTTTGGATGTAGTTATAGAGACTATTTTTGGTCTATGATGTTCAAAGGCGTCCTTTGAATAATCTTTAagttattcttttctttttctttttcttttgtttttgtttgtttgttgttttttgggaaTGGGTTATCATCACCAGAGTGGGACATGTGGCATAAACATCTGCTGATAAATAATTCCTGTCAGCCAACCATCAGCCAACCTGTTCATACTAGAAAGAAATGAACTATCATCTCTccataaaaatattacaacaaaAACTATGTTATGTTTCGTAGGACAATAACTAATAGGATGTGTGAGACAGAAACTGACTCTGTGTATAGGTAGCTATGTGTCTGTAACACTGTATTCACATGTGAAGAATAGAATGGAAAGAGAAcaaacaggaacagaaaaagaaatcaacAGAAAGTAAGATGGACAGGACGTTctccttttgtgtgtttgtgtaaggAGTGTGCTTGCTTGTACCCAGGCTTTATTTGTGTTATGCTGTGTGATTCCATTGTGACGATAGATCCACTGAGCTTGTATTCCCACCCTCCCACCAGCCCCCTGTCTAAGATAAAGCTATCTGGATCTGCAGCACACCTTCCTCAAATGCATGTGAGCAGCTTACTGTGGTGGAGGTTCTTTCTGTGTTCCTGGGGGACTCTGACGGTTGCATTGTGTCTACTACAATGAGGGTGTGGTAGGCTGGCACATAGAACCATCTCCAAAACCAATGTTAAGATGTTAATGCGAACTGGCAGAGCCAGCTTCAGGCAGTGAAATACTTTTCCATCTCAGAAAGCCAACATCCCATTGAAACACCCAAAGAATAGGGCAGTTATGaacatttgcttttctttttttttctttttaacagaaGGGCCTTATGTGCTCATGTTATACATTAGGACATCTGGGCTGCAACTAATACATATGGTTAATATCcatcctgtttctgtttctttgtttctctggtgatcactgaaaaaaaattatgaatgaGTCCACAGTCATACTGATACTATTACCTGATGGTAGCACTGGAGCACCAAAGGAGATCACCAAAGTGAATACAGTTGATCGTAAGTGggacatcagtgtgtgtgtccaaTTTAATGCTTTAATGCTGATTCCTTTAACAGTTGGCAAGGCATTCCTCTCAATGCCACATTGGTACTTTTTGGTACTACTCATTGAGTACCATAGTGacacgagaaaaaaaaaagagctgatcAGCAGTTGATCTGCATGAAATGTTGTGCAGTCATGATTCTCAGTCATTGAACAGCTGCTGAGATATCTCAGTTTGGACCAGTGTAGCTGATCGAAAAACTCAGGCACAAACATGGCTAAAAGGCATGATCTACTTGTAGAATGGGACATCTTTGAAACTGCTTCTTTTGTCAGACCATTAGTTGGAAACACAAATTGTATCTAATTTGAattggtggaaaaaatatatgatCATCTGAAAATTTTTCAACAGCAAGTGTTTAAGAGTTTCATTAGGAatacggtggagttatgtgacaatcagcgttggtttgtctgtctgtctgtctgtccatctgtctgttaacaacattactcaaaaatggactgatGGATTTGGacgacattttcagggaaggtcagacatGCCACCAGAACCAaaagattagattttggcagtgatgcagctttttgTCTGGATCCActtatttgttaaagatttctgtatcattgtgagatagcgacGTGGCgtcattgtaactatgacaacaagtgaacactacgtcagctgcctgcttaCCATCacatgagcagccttggtggagtactgcactctcttaatgcttttcttgtttgttattCTTTTACTGTAATCAGTAAGCCTGGAGAGATTATCATGTTGCTTAAGAtgttaattttctaattaacaATCCTGGGTCCTCCATGACCAGCAGAGTAGACATCTGGTCTGGGATCTTGATCAGAACCAATGTTTGGCTCAGACTTTCAATCATGTGAGGGGTAGCATTTGTCACTTTGCAAAGTATTGGTGACGTTACGACAAGTTGTTGCACCACAATTGCCATTTGATTCCTTCTCCATGAGATCAATTGGAGTGGTTCCTGTCTGATTATCTGTGAAGTTTCACCCTCATATGTATGATGCAGTCCTAATTCAACATCTGTTAAGATCTTAACGTTGGACACgccattcaatggtttttatttaattattttatacattgtagatcaatactgaaatcatcaaaatctataaaatagACACATATGGATTTATGTtgtgaacaaaaaagtgttatcccctagtattaatctacaatgtagaaaataatacaaataaataaaaatcgtTAAACGAGGTGGTGTGGACAAACTTTTTATCCTACACTGTGAGCCCAGCTTTACCATGGATGATATACAGTCCATAGGCCTGTATACAGTCAAGCTGAAAGTAAAATACGTAAGATCTCCATTATAACAAATGACATTGTGGCTGTATTTTTAGCGTATCAATTCCAGCAACTTCCAATGATGAATGAACTTGTATTACATACCTGCTTCTGTATATATTCATTACTGGAAGAGTTCCTCTCTTCTGCACAGCTGGAGTTGAACATAATCTGTGGCTGTCTTCTTAAAGTTTCTTTATCAACACAGTAATAGGAGCATCGATGCCCAATGTTTATATGTTTGCCGTGTATACTTTTGTTATATACTTGGCACAATATTAGGGTGCTACCAAATCAGCCAGGCCAGAAATCTTGAAACacaccaaaaaataaaagataaatattagtcTTTGCAGGATAATCAGTGCCTGAAAGTCAGCATTTACTCATCATTTTACTTTACTGCCATCTAATTGATAGGATTTAGTCCATATTGTGATAACAGTGCGATACATAGTAAGTCTGTTAATGTTGTTAAAGTGAATATAttctcttgtgtgtgtgtgtgcgtgtgtgtgtgcatacacagCCCAGTGGTGGTACCCATTGTCTCCTACACGCTAGTTTTGAACCTTAATAAGCCCTTGCCTCTGCTCGCCGGATGTGAAGgcaggaaaagagaaaatggCTTTCTTACACTTCAATTTCACGCATATTTTCTTTGAGGCTAATGAGAGCCTTAAATACGGTGCCAGACTTCAGGCTGCACTGTTGAAGGctgacattttcacacacagtgGCACCTTGTCACTGTGGATGAAGTCCTTCTACCTGGCTGTTGAGAGGTGTGTGCGTATGTGCCttttgtgtgtctatgtgtgtatgtgtatagaaaaggagaaaatTACTGGTCTGTACAATTCAGAGCTGTTTGTGTAGCATGAAGATGTGCATGTTTGCCCATGCAtggatgtatttttttccagtatgGTATATTAAATTGCAGAATGGAGCAGAAAAAATGTGATATAGTTTAGGGATATATAGTACTGTCTTGCGTTGTTATCTTATGTGTGctctttgtttacttttgtaATGCACATTATGTTTGTAAGGGAAGATTTATGTGCTGCTTATATATTTGGTAGTCCTTCAAGCATTCTATCTCAAGCTAACCTTTGTATTCTTATCCCCTTATCTGTGCTGAAAATATACTGATTCCTATGTGGcgctgtagaaaaaaaacaaaaaactttgaaaGATCTCTTTCCTGTAAGCTTAATTTCCTCATCCTATCTGCTTCATCTATATCATACTGTTGTGCAGCACACATCATCAAATTGATAGTGATACAACTCCTATTTAATCACACTTTCagccaggggaaaaaaaaataaataaaaaaatctgactaaatAAACACTTGAAAGGACGTGCTCATCTTGTCAGCATTGTTGTCATCTCCCATGAAGCCTAAGCAAATATATCTGCCAGGTTTCTTACCTAGTAGAGAGTAGTCACAAAATGGATGTCCAAGATAATTATAGAGCTGGAGACATGGAAGGGAAACTTTGTGGGGTGTAGGTCTTTATACTTTCATATCCCATGTGGAGAAAGACGGTAAACAGGGAGCTTAGCTGCTCTTAGGTTTTTTAATAGCAAACAATGAAAGGATGAATGTGTGACACTGTGAAAGCGCAATGTGTCGAAGTATGCATGCATTGCTGTATTTCAAAACTGATTGCATGACGTTTGCACAAATTAAGTGGCAGGATTTTCAAAATCATGTAAACGGATTGGAGTtgctttttatttcctcttaCCCTGTAAatgggtttttttcccctttttttatttttggagtTGCTTTTTGAGAGACCACCATCATCCACTTCCCCCTTACAAAGATAAAACaactttttgttgctgtttctaAGACCTTACACTGCATATTTAGGACTGAGAATTCAGCATATGGCACCAGGACAACAGAAGAGGCTACAGGGAAGCCCAAAAATGATGGTGTCTGTTTGCATGTCTgaatacgtgtgtgtgtgtgtgtgagtgtgtgtgcgtgcgttcATGggggtgtgtgcgtgtgtatgtgtgtgtgtgtgtgtgtttattctcCCACACGGCCCCACTGCTGCCACTCACTGTAAACTAGTCTGCAGCTCGTCACAGACAGACGTTGACACACTCCCAGTCTAATGTGCTCATTAGGGACTGCACAGCACACACATAATTGATAGCCATGACACACacaatgtacacacacacattattgcaaaaaaacagtttccttttttaatgCTGCAGTAGAAAACAAGGTTATATGAAGTCATATAATGGGGGTTCCTTgtcaagaacaacaacaacagaaaacaaaagaacaaaattaaaaagactAACGGCACAGAATGCATATCAGTATCTGTGCTCTTTACATGCCGATATTTTACacttaaggattttttttttcattatttctctACACTGGCAGCTGTCAGTTACTTCAGCAAATTAACTGCCAAAAATGTAGCAGATCTTGTCACTCAAGAGGTAAGTGTAACCATGGTTACCTTTCATATCCAAAAAGATAAAGCTGCAGTGTGGAATCATGGCAGAGTAATTAgacagaactaaaaaaaaaaaaagaaaaagaaaaaggaccAATCAAAAAGGCATTCAACGATATGAAACAACCAAGAGTGCTTATAAATAACAGTTTACATGTGAAATATCTTCATAAAGTAATTTCTTTTTGTACAACCTTTAATATCTTTTTAGTGTTCATACAGGGGCACATGTAGAGTAGTGTCTGATAAAAAAAGAGTCTTTAACCCTTTGAGCACGAATTGGGAATAAAAAGATTCACTTGTCAATCTTTTGCTACCTCCCTTTTTTGTATCCTTTGATTAGATAACACATTTATAAAACTATTGTGCAaaacaattttatttatgtcttcATATACTGTGCACCAGCAGATAGTCATAAtccttttaaattaaaaatatagaaatgatGCATAATTTAGACAGGGATTaattaatatgttttatatacatattttacacAGACCTGAATTAATATAGGTCCCTGATTAAccaaagtaaaacatttttttcttttttgttcttttttttttaatcacacagCTTGTGTCATGTCCTGTGAGCATCTGCCAGACAAATATGAAGCTCAAGATGAAAATCTTGCACTGGAGAGTCTCCTAAAAATGCTTTCATGTCTAGGGTAAAACTTGGCATACAATATCTCTGGGAAACAAGCATTGGTGACACAATGCACATCTAATTCTCACAATATCCTAGGTAATTCCCAATCTCAAATATTAAACCAATAGTGTTTGGATCTTAAGTGTAGAAGTGCTTTAACGtactcagagggttaaaatttAAATCCTGACTCCAGCACAAAAcgctattaaaaaaaacaaaacaaaacagaagataGAGCAATCAGgagagtgaaaaaaacaaacatggaaaGTGCACCAGGTTTAGTTATAAAATGTTTAActaaactgttttatttatgcatGCAGCTTATCACACCTCAGTGATGCCAAAATATAAAGGAACTTAATTCCATTTACACAAGTTTCAAAATGCACACCACTGCGTTTTTGAATCTCTTTTTAAAACCTTCATATACTGTCTTTTCTCAATGACAACAGCCCCCATTTACCCATTATGAAATAGAGTCTATTCCTGTCAAAGGCGACAAAATCAAATGTGTTGGGCCAGAGTGAGTGTACCTCAcgtagaaacaaacaaacaaaaaaaaaaactcattcaacacaaaatgtaaaatcatgTGCCAAAATTCAGAGCAGTAGTTGTATGGCATCTTCGTGTAGTTCCATCACTTTAAGAAgccttttcctttttaaatgtcTATGAAAggctaaagaaagacagagcAAGAAAGTGTGAGCCATTATGAAAGAGCATTGTCCCCATCCACTGCTACTGTTTCTCCagctcacacacatacatgagaTGGTCCTCAGGAGACTTCCCATGAGTCTTGCTCAGGTGAAGCTTAACCGCATGTTTACTCGCAAAAGTCCGGTTGCAGAGCTTGCACTGGTACACGGCCCCACTGTCATCATCATCCGGGGAGGGTGATGGAGATTCAGTCGAGGGCAAAGAGGTGGTTAAGGATGAGGACAGGGAGATGGGTAAGGATGTAGGTAAGGAGGAGGGTAATGGGTGGCTGGATGCGTGAAGGTTAGAGAATAATTTTTCAGATAGTCCTTTGGTGTGGCGTTGTTGGTGATGTTGCTGTGATATCTGGCTGAGCAGCTGCTCTCCAGAAAGTTTAGCAAGGTCTCGCAGGCGAAAGCCCAGGTGGGATTCCAGGTGGCTGACATAGGTGGATGGTGAGCGAATCTGAGAGGCGCAGTCACTGCAGAAGAACACTGGGTGACCTGAATCCAAGTTTTTCAAGAACTTGGTGCCACCAGTTCTCCTCAGCTGGTACTTGACATTAGCCAGCCAGTGGGATATTGTAGTCATTGAGAGACCAGTGAATCGGGAGATGTGCATTCTCTCCTGTGGGCTCAGGTCTGACATCATGTATTTGCCATCATTTGTTTGTCTCAGACTGGAAGCAAACTGGGCTTGTAAGATAAGGAGGTGTTGAGGGTTCCAGTTGGACTGGCGGCCTTTTCGTTTCTGAgctggtgaaacatcttctgtctcctcctgtGTGACACCTTCGATGTCGGATCGTTCAGACTGACTGGTAGGTGTGGAGGACTTGGAGACAGCCTGACTTTCTGTCAGGTTCCTCAGCATGTCAGAGATATCGGAGAGGGCATTTTCTCGCAAAGGGGAGGTGGACATAAAGGATGCTACTGCAGCTGAGGCTTTGGTCATGGTGACGGCAGAGGAGGGAGAAACGGAAGAtggggtggaggtggtggaagAGAGAGCTGCCGAACCTAAAGAACCACTATTGCTGCCTTTTTCAGCACTTTTTCCTTTGGTGAGATCTATAGGTTGGTCACTGTTTAGATGTTGCTGGTAGAAGTAGCGGTCTAAGTGGTCATTATTGGTCTTTTTGGTCTGTGCTGGTGGGGTGGAAGCGGCTACTGCTGCTTTCTCTGCCAGGCTGTTGCTCATCTTGAACAGCATACTCATGGGGTCAAGGGAGGGCAGGGCAGGCTTAGCGGCCTTTCCCAGATGGACGTTCATTACTGACTGCAGTGCGCTTAGAGGGTTGACAAATGGCTGCTCTGGAGGTGGATGATCTGTGATGATCGCTGTACTGCCACACAGAGAGGCAGGGAGAGGTGATGTCACAGCAGTGGATTCTACTCCATTCTCCACAGACTCCTTCATGGAAATATCACCATTTGAATCTCTGTGATTGGTTCCATTGCCATCTCCTGTTACTTTTTCCACTCCACTTGTATTCTCAGGAGTTTTACAGCCTCCTGCTCTATTTTCCTTGGGGGACTCTCCTCGGGCTGAGTCCCCTGCCTCACTGTTACAGGGTGAGGGTGTGGTACATCTCAGAGGAGAACCCCTTGCAGCAACATTGGGCTCTCTCATTTTCTCCTCTACTTTTGCCACTTTCTCTGTCACTTTCTTGACCAGTTCCTCCATAGCATGGAAGTTGTTTTTAGGCAGTGGGGAGGTCTGGCGGCTGGGAGGTGAGATCAGTGGTTGGCTCTTACCAGTGGGTGAGAGAATCTCCCCCCCAGGGAACATGTATTTTAGGGGAGAGCTCTTTCCGGAGTTACCTAGAGAGAGCTTCATTATGTTTGGAAGCTGATAGGCAGCATGGATACTGGGATATCCACCCCAACTCGGAGCTCCATTCTGGGCTTTGTTGATGGCTGAGGTCACTGTGTTTTCCAAGGACTTAAGGATATCAAGACCCCCCTTTGGACTTTCATCCAGATCCTTTTCAGTCAGATAGGTGtattttgaagaaatatcaAACTTCTCCTCAGCCTCCTCCTCACCGCCCGCCTTCTTCTCCTTGTTGAGACTGTTACCATTGTTAATAATGAACTCGTTAGTGcattcctcttctttttcctccttttttatCTCCGCAACCATTGCAGTGGGGGAGATACTGCTTGGAGGAGGCACCGGGGCAGGTGGAGGGGAGAACGTGGTAGCAGCCAGGGGAACAGACTGCACCTTTTCTTCAGCTGTTGAATTGGATGTAGGGGCTTGAGTGGGTGACTCTATAATTGGTTTGCCTTTCTTAATAGCAGAGTTGGTAACTTTAATAAAGTGTCCCGTCACCATCATGTGAGCAGTTAGCTCTTGCAGCGTGTCATGCGAGCTGCCACACTCCATGCATTTGAGAATCTGTGACTTCCTGGATTCAAACTGCCAGGCATAGCTAGCACCATTCTGGTGTCCATAGCGGTTGTTAGGTGTGATGTAAGGGTTGCTGACCTTTTGGAGTGTCATGTCATTAGAGTCACTGAGGGAGGTGGGCTTAGGTGTGGTGCCTCCGTTAGAGTCCGGTGAGCTAGGGATGTCTAGGTCAATAGGGGCTCTCTTTCGGGCCGATGAGATAATTTTAGCTGCCACTGGTGTAACAGGCTCTTTCAGAGGCACTTTCTGGTAGTGTTTTGTCTTGATCATGTGGACACTTAGGTCCTGAAGGGATTCAAAGGAGTGTCCACAGTACATGCACTTCAGAACTTTCTGTGCATCCTCCTTCCCTTCCATCTCTAGCAAAGAACGCTTTCTGGGTTTTGACCACCGCTTTGTACCCTCACTATCTGTCTCATGGTTATCATCACGGTAGTGGCCTGTCTCGTTCATGTGTACTGTGAGCTCTACTAGAGTGTCATATGCTGCACTGCAGTCCTTACAACGGAATTTGCTGGCACCAGTGAATATGGAACCATAGAGCTTAGAGCTCTGCCGGTACAGCTGAACAGTACTAAAAAGGTTGGGTTCTGTGGACGCTGTGGACACAGCCAGTGTGGGATGTTGAACCAGGCCCACTCTGTTGTGGTGGTTCTGTGAGGCCTGCTGGAGGGTTTTAGCCATAGCTGTCTGATGCCAGTCATAGCCTCCACTGCCACAGCTACTGCTACTGCtgctactactgctgctgctatgACTGCGAGGGGGTTTTTCTGCAGGGGGCTGACTCAAGTTCAGATTCAGTGTAGACCAATACGAGTTGGTCAAAAAGGAGGTGTAAATGGCCTTCATCTTCTCCAGGCTGTCAGCCACAGACCCTGTTGCAGCTAATATGGCCTCATCTCCACTTACTGGGACAGTGGCATTAGCTGCAGCCATCATGACAGCAGAGGAAGATGGAGAAAGAGCATGTGAAGGGTCTTTAGAGAGGAGAACATCATCCTCGTTTCTCAGTGAAGAGCTCTCAAAATCAGACATTCTGTCACTAGATTCACTCAAGTGAGACTCACTGTCCAGCTCCTGACCAGAAAAGTCAGCAGCATTTGGGGAGTCATGGAAGCCAGCAGATCCTGGCCTGTCCTTAAGAAGGAAATCCTTATCTTGACATAGGAACTTGGTAGCAGGCTCCTCTCCTTCCTGAGCTGAGTCTTCTCCATCCAAGTCTTCATCCAACAAGGCTGCTTCCTTCTCATCTTCAGGGACGTATGCTGCTCAGGcagaaggaagaaaataaaaaaacagagagaaaaagatttGTTAGAACCACATTGACAGAATGTCTAATGATGGACATTCTCAATTCTGTGTTCTTGTTTCCTTACAAATCAAGGAACTGATCGAAACTAAAAGTACTCTTGTTTGTTCTTCCTCCAGAGAAGAAGGAGCAATCATCCAATGACATTCACAAAGTATTTACTATCATGAACAGTAATTCTGTTCTTACTTCCTACTTTTACActgacattgttttcaaatTTGAATCAAGTCACCACaccctccctttctctctccacCCCCAGGTCTTTGTTCTGTACTGCAGAAAATCAGAGAC
This genomic interval from Acanthochromis polyacanthus isolate Apoly-LR-REF ecotype Palm Island chromosome 2, KAUST_Apoly_ChrSc, whole genome shotgun sequence contains the following:
- the tshz3b gene encoding teashirt homolog 3b, which gives rise to MPRRKQQAPRRAAAYVPEDEKEAALLDEDLDGEDSAQEGEEPATKFLCQDKDFLLKDRPGSAGFHDSPNAADFSGQELDSESHLSESSDRMSDFESSSLRNEDDVLLSKDPSHALSPSSSAVMMAAANATVPVSGDEAILAATGSVADSLEKMKAIYTSFLTNSYWSTLNLNLSQPPAEKPPRSHSSSSSSSSSSSCGSGGYDWHQTAMAKTLQQASQNHHNRVGLVQHPTLAVSTASTEPNLFSTVQLYRQSSKLYGSIFTGASKFRCKDCSAAYDTLVELTVHMNETGHYRDDNHETDSEGTKRWSKPRKRSLLEMEGKEDAQKVLKCMYCGHSFESLQDLSVHMIKTKHYQKVPLKEPVTPVAAKIISSARKRAPIDLDIPSSPDSNGGTTPKPTSLSDSNDMTLQKVSNPYITPNNRYGHQNGASYAWQFESRKSQILKCMECGSSHDTLQELTAHMMVTGHFIKVTNSAIKKGKPIIESPTQAPTSNSTAEEKVQSVPLAATTFSPPPAPVPPPSSISPTAMVAEIKKEEKEEECTNEFIINNGNSLNKEKKAGGEEEAEEKFDISSKYTYLTEKDLDESPKGGLDILKSLENTVTSAINKAQNGAPSWGGYPSIHAAYQLPNIMKLSLGNSGKSSPLKYMFPGGEILSPTGKSQPLISPPSRQTSPLPKNNFHAMEELVKKVTEKVAKVEEKMREPNVAARGSPLRCTTPSPCNSEAGDSARGESPKENRAGGCKTPENTSGVEKVTGDGNGTNHRDSNGDISMKESVENGVESTAVTSPLPASLCGSTAIITDHPPPEQPFVNPLSALQSVMNVHLGKAAKPALPSLDPMSMLFKMSNSLAEKAAVAASTPPAQTKKTNNDHLDRYFYQQHLNSDQPIDLTKGKSAEKGSNSGSLGSAALSSTTSTPSSVSPSSAVTMTKASAAVASFMSTSPLRENALSDISDMLRNLTESQAVSKSSTPTSQSERSDIEGVTQEETEDVSPAQKRKGRQSNWNPQHLLILQAQFASSLRQTNDGKYMMSDLSPQERMHISRFTGLSMTTISHWLANVKYQLRRTGGTKFLKNLDSGHPVFFCSDCASQIRSPSTYVSHLESHLGFRLRDLAKLSGEQLLSQISQQHHQQRHTKGLSEKLFSNLHASSHPLPSSLPTSLPISLSSSLTTSLPSTESPSPSPDDDDSGAVYQCKLCNRTFASKHAVKLHLSKTHGKSPEDHLMYVCELEKQ